A genomic segment from Leptolyngbya boryana PCC 6306 encodes:
- the pdhA gene encoding pyruvate dehydrogenase (acetyl-transferring) E1 component subunit alpha → MVQERAFPAFQTVPAQVTREEGLMLYEDMVLGRFFEDKCAEMYYRGKMFGFVHLYNGQEAVSTGVIRAMRQSEDYVCSTYRDHVHALSCGVPAREVMAELFGKATGCSKGRGGSMHLFSAEHRLLGGFAFIGEGIPVATGAAFQSKYRREVMGDESADQVTACFFGDGTTNNGQFFECLNMAALWKLPIIFVVENNKWAIGMAHDRASSQTEIYKKASVFGMPGYEVDGMDVLAVRGVAQEAVRRARAGEGPTLIECLTYRFRGHSLADPDELRSKEEKEAWLARDPLKKLSAYLIEQSLVTQSELKDIEKKVQAVVEDAVKFGLESPEPDPSELYKYIFAED, encoded by the coding sequence ATGGTTCAAGAAAGAGCATTTCCCGCATTCCAGACCGTTCCCGCGCAAGTGACTCGCGAGGAAGGCTTGATGCTATATGAAGATATGGTTCTCGGTCGCTTCTTTGAAGATAAGTGCGCCGAAATGTACTATCGCGGCAAGATGTTTGGGTTCGTTCACTTATATAACGGACAAGAGGCGGTTTCGACGGGTGTAATCCGAGCGATGCGCCAGAGTGAGGACTATGTCTGTAGTACGTACCGGGATCACGTTCATGCACTCAGCTGCGGAGTTCCGGCTCGCGAGGTGATGGCGGAGCTGTTTGGCAAGGCGACGGGCTGTAGTAAGGGTCGGGGCGGTTCGATGCACTTGTTTTCAGCAGAGCATCGATTACTCGGCGGATTTGCATTTATCGGAGAAGGGATTCCCGTCGCGACTGGGGCAGCATTCCAGTCGAAATATCGGCGCGAAGTGATGGGCGATGAGAGTGCCGATCAGGTTACGGCTTGCTTCTTCGGTGATGGCACAACGAATAATGGTCAGTTCTTTGAATGTCTGAATATGGCAGCGTTGTGGAAGTTGCCGATTATTTTCGTAGTCGAGAATAATAAGTGGGCGATCGGCATGGCACACGATCGAGCCAGTTCTCAGACTGAGATTTACAAAAAGGCGAGTGTCTTTGGGATGCCGGGTTACGAAGTCGATGGCATGGATGTGCTAGCGGTTCGGGGCGTGGCTCAAGAAGCGGTGAGACGGGCACGGGCTGGAGAAGGGCCGACTTTGATTGAGTGTTTGACATATCGATTTAGAGGACACTCGCTGGCTGATCCGGATGAACTGCGATCGAAAGAAGAGAAAGAAGCTTGGTTAGCGCGTGATCCGTTGAAGAAGCTTTCGGCTTATCTGATTGAGCAGAGTTTGGTGACGCAGTCGGAATTGAAGGACATCGAGAAGAAGGTACAAGCTGTTGTCGAGGATGCGGTGAAGTTTGGGTTAGAGAGTCCTGAACCTGATCCGAGTGAACTTTATAAGTACATCTTTGCTGAGGATTAA
- a CDS encoding XisI protein translates to MAVEQYRQYIRQLLSERRSRASRPRNAQEYEVQTLFDTEQDHYQLLYVGWRGTRRDFGCILHLDIKDGKIWIQHDGTEEGIANRLVELGVPKQDIILAFHEPEIRQYTDFGTGEAVA, encoded by the coding sequence ATGGCTGTAGAGCAATATCGCCAATACATTCGTCAGTTACTTTCTGAACGTCGATCGCGTGCTTCTCGACCTCGAAATGCTCAGGAGTACGAAGTCCAAACTTTATTTGATACAGAACAGGATCACTATCAACTGCTCTATGTGGGTTGGCGGGGTACACGTCGAGATTTTGGCTGCATTCTACATCTAGATATTAAAGATGGAAAGATTTGGATTCAGCATGATGGAACAGAGGAAGGAATTGCAAATCGACTGGTCGAGCTAGGTGTTCCAAAGCAAGATATCATCCTGGCGTTTCATGAACCTGAAATTCGTCAATATACGGATTTTGGAACAGGTGAGGCTGTGGCTTAA
- a CDS encoding XisH family protein yields the protein MAKDRFHQVVRTALEKEGWNITDDPYEINVDDVDFEIDLAAEQLLAAEREGRKIAVEVKSFISPSNVGEFHTALGQFLNYRDALTQIEPDRRLYLAVREPVYTTFFQRKFIVSAVERYQLRLVIYDVQQEVFTQWL from the coding sequence ATGGCAAAAGATCGATTTCATCAAGTTGTAAGAACTGCCCTAGAAAAGGAAGGGTGGAACATTACAGATGATCCTTACGAGATCAATGTGGATGATGTCGATTTTGAAATTGATTTAGCTGCCGAACAACTCCTTGCCGCAGAACGAGAAGGACGAAAGATTGCAGTAGAAGTCAAAAGTTTCATCAGTCCATCCAATGTTGGAGAGTTTCATACTGCTTTGGGGCAGTTTCTGAATTATCGGGACGCACTGACACAAATTGAACCCGATCGACGGCTTTACCTTGCAGTACGCGAGCCAGTTTACACCACTTTCTTTCAGAGAAAATTTATCGTTTCAGCAGTTGAGCGGTATCAACTTCGCTTGGTAATTTATGACGTACAACAGGAGGTCTTTACACAATGGCTGTAG
- a CDS encoding ADP-ribosylglycohydrolase family protein, whose translation MNRSERFRGCLLGLAAGDAVGTTVEFQRRGSFSPVTDMVGGGPFNLKPGQWTDDTSMALCLATSLVEVGAFDAIDQMHRYCNWYENGYLSSTGDCFDIGNTVCQALHQYKTSGNPFSGSTSPRSAGNGCLMRLAPIPMFYFSDRDRILHFSGESSRTTHGAPECIEASRLFGDILFRALSGASKTEILFGNNRETITSPSIQSIARGEYQSKQVNDIRGTGYVVESLEAALWCFWTTETYEQAILTATNLGDDADTTAAICGQVAGAYYGESGIPIDWLRKLTMRDEITKLADQLQTAAA comes from the coding sequence ATGAATCGATCAGAACGATTTCGAGGGTGTCTGTTAGGACTAGCTGCAGGCGATGCTGTAGGCACAACGGTTGAATTTCAGCGTCGTGGCTCTTTCTCTCCTGTAACAGATATGGTCGGCGGAGGCCCATTTAACCTCAAGCCTGGTCAATGGACTGACGATACATCAATGGCGTTATGCCTGGCGACTAGTCTCGTCGAGGTTGGTGCATTTGATGCGATCGATCAAATGCATCGTTACTGCAATTGGTATGAGAACGGTTATCTGAGCAGTACTGGTGACTGCTTTGACATTGGTAACACAGTCTGTCAAGCCTTGCATCAATACAAAACCTCTGGCAATCCATTTAGCGGTTCCACGAGTCCACGGTCTGCCGGAAATGGCTGTTTGATGCGACTCGCACCTATCCCTATGTTTTATTTCTCAGACCGCGATCGCATTCTACATTTTTCCGGTGAGAGTTCTCGAACAACACATGGTGCACCAGAGTGTATTGAGGCAAGTCGTTTGTTTGGAGACATCCTGTTCCGCGCACTCTCAGGAGCTAGCAAAACAGAGATTCTTTTTGGGAATAATCGAGAAACAATTACATCTCCATCCATTCAATCGATTGCTCGTGGGGAGTATCAAAGTAAACAAGTCAATGATATACGTGGCACAGGATATGTTGTCGAGAGTTTAGAAGCTGCACTTTGGTGTTTCTGGACAACAGAAACTTATGAACAAGCAATCCTTACAGCGACTAACTTGGGCGATGATGCAGATACAACCGCTGCTATTTGTGGGCAAGTTGCTGGAGCGTATTACGGAGAATCGGGTATCCCGATCGATTGGCTTAGAAAACTTACGATGCGCGATGAAATTACTAAGCTTGCTGATCAGTTACAAACTGCTGCGGCATAA
- the menB gene encoding 1,4-dihydroxy-2-naphthoyl-CoA synthase: MTLDWTPVKDYEDILYHKADGIAKITINRPHKRNAFRPKTIVELYDAFANAREDSRIGVILFTGAGPHTDGKYAFCSGGDQSVRGHAGYVDEAGVPRLNVLDLQRLIRSMPKAIIALVAGYAIGGGHVLHLLCDLTIAADNAVFGQTGPKVGSFDGGFGASYMARIVGQKKAREIWYLCRQYNAQEALDMGLVNTVVPVEQLEAEGIQWAQEILEKSPIAIRCLKAALNADCDGQAGLQELAGNATMLYYMTEEGSEGKQAFLEKRKPDFRKYPWLP, encoded by the coding sequence ATGACTCTGGACTGGACACCTGTTAAAGACTACGAAGATATCCTCTATCACAAAGCCGACGGCATCGCCAAAATCACCATCAATCGCCCTCACAAACGCAACGCTTTCCGCCCTAAAACGATCGTCGAACTCTACGACGCATTTGCCAATGCCCGCGAAGATTCCCGCATTGGAGTGATCCTCTTCACAGGCGCAGGACCTCACACTGATGGCAAATATGCCTTCTGTTCTGGTGGAGATCAAAGCGTTCGCGGTCATGCAGGCTATGTTGACGAAGCAGGCGTACCGAGATTAAATGTTCTCGACTTACAGCGCTTGATTCGATCGATGCCAAAAGCGATCATTGCTTTGGTTGCGGGATATGCAATCGGCGGTGGTCATGTCTTGCATTTGCTCTGTGATTTGACGATCGCGGCTGATAATGCAGTTTTTGGTCAAACAGGGCCAAAAGTGGGCAGCTTCGATGGTGGATTTGGCGCAAGCTACATGGCTCGAATTGTAGGACAGAAAAAAGCTCGCGAAATCTGGTACCTCTGCCGTCAATACAATGCTCAAGAAGCTCTAGACATGGGACTCGTCAATACTGTTGTCCCCGTTGAACAACTTGAAGCAGAAGGGATTCAGTGGGCACAGGAAATTTTGGAGAAAAGCCCGATCGCGATTCGCTGCCTGAAAGCTGCCTTAAATGCTGACTGTGACGGACAAGCTGGACTTCAAGAACTCGCTGGAAACGCAACGATGCTCTACTACATGACCGAAGAAGGCTCCGAAGGCAAACAAGCTTTTCTAGAAAAACGCAAACCTGACTTTCGCAAATATCCCTGGCTACCTTAA
- the menD gene encoding 2-succinyl-5-enolpyruvyl-6-hydroxy-3-cyclohexene-1-carboxylic-acid synthase, whose product MNLDFRNINTLWASVLVETLARSGLKTAIICPGSRSTPLTVAFARHPDIEAIPILDERSASFFALGIARRTHQPVVLVCTSGSAGANFFPAVVEARESRVPLLVLTADRPPELRNCNAGQAIDQQKLFGSFTNFYTEITIPELSLLSYLRQTVLNAIEQTQYPIPGVVHLNLPFREPLAPIEQSGMPAQLPANFFEHLSNSKSPKLGGFRGLPDDLATQRGIIIAGVSQPKDLQKYCESIALLSKSLSMPVFAEALSPLRNFASLNPYLISTYDTILRNKELAKNLAPEVVIRIGEMPTSKEVRLWLEQIQPLQYVLDPSDRSLDPLHSRTIHIRLSIEDLQTVPTLPITDFLKDWLAAESKMRQIIDQSLAEETALFEGKSAWLLSQTLPPDIPLFIASSMPVRDAEFFWKPGDLRIQPFFNRGANGIDGTLSTALGIAHHQTAVMLTGDLALLHDTNGFLMRSQFKGHLTIVLINNNGGGIFGMLPIAPFDPPFEEFFATPQNIDFSKLCQTYDVKHEIIETWDQLRDRLNPLPPDGIRVLELRTDRHHDANWRKTKLKHFANLL is encoded by the coding sequence ATGAACTTAGATTTTCGGAATATCAATACCTTGTGGGCATCGGTGCTCGTTGAGACATTAGCTCGATCAGGATTAAAAACAGCAATTATCTGTCCCGGTTCTCGATCGACTCCTCTAACTGTTGCTTTTGCTAGACATCCAGACATTGAAGCGATTCCGATTTTAGATGAGAGATCGGCTTCTTTTTTCGCTTTAGGAATTGCTCGAAGAACGCATCAGCCTGTTGTTTTAGTCTGTACTTCCGGATCAGCCGGAGCTAACTTTTTTCCTGCTGTAGTCGAAGCCAGAGAAAGTCGAGTTCCTTTGCTAGTCTTAACCGCAGATCGCCCGCCAGAGTTGAGAAATTGCAATGCAGGACAAGCGATCGATCAACAAAAACTCTTCGGCTCATTCACAAATTTCTACACTGAAATTACAATTCCAGAACTATCACTCCTGTCATATTTAAGACAGACCGTTCTGAATGCGATCGAGCAAACTCAATATCCAATTCCAGGAGTGGTGCATCTAAACTTACCTTTTCGAGAACCGCTAGCACCCATCGAACAATCAGGAATGCCTGCTCAATTACCTGCTAATTTCTTCGAGCATCTTTCCAATTCAAAGTCCCCCAAGCTTGGGGGATTTAGGGGGCTTCCCGACGATCTAGCAACCCAACGAGGAATCATCATTGCAGGAGTCTCCCAACCTAAAGATCTACAAAAATACTGTGAATCGATCGCACTCCTCTCTAAATCGCTCTCAATGCCCGTTTTCGCTGAAGCTCTCTCTCCCCTTCGGAACTTTGCCAGCCTCAATCCTTACTTAATCTCTACTTACGACACAATTTTAAGAAACAAAGAGTTAGCGAAAAACCTTGCTCCTGAAGTAGTGATCCGAATTGGTGAAATGCCAACTAGTAAAGAGGTGCGACTCTGGCTTGAGCAAATTCAACCCTTGCAATACGTCCTTGATCCGAGCGATCGTAGTCTTGACCCGCTGCATAGCAGAACCATTCACATTCGCTTGTCGATCGAAGATCTCCAAACCGTTCCCACTCTACCCATCACAGACTTTCTCAAAGATTGGCTCGCAGCAGAATCTAAAATGCGTCAAATCATTGACCAAAGCCTTGCTGAAGAAACTGCCTTATTTGAGGGCAAATCTGCTTGGCTTCTGTCTCAAACACTTCCGCCTGATATTCCTCTTTTTATTGCAAGCAGTATGCCTGTGCGCGATGCTGAATTCTTCTGGAAGCCTGGAGATTTAAGGATTCAACCCTTTTTCAACCGAGGCGCGAACGGTATTGATGGCACACTGTCTACTGCATTGGGAATTGCTCATCATCAGACTGCCGTGATGCTCACTGGAGATTTAGCGCTCCTACATGATACAAATGGATTTTTAATGCGATCGCAGTTCAAAGGACATTTAACGATCGTGCTAATCAATAACAACGGTGGCGGAATCTTCGGAATGCTTCCCATCGCACCGTTTGATCCGCCCTTTGAAGAATTTTTTGCAACGCCCCAAAACATAGATTTCTCTAAACTCTGTCAAACATACGACGTAAAACATGAAATCATCGAAACTTGGGATCAATTGCGCGATCGCTTAAATCCTCTCCCACCTGATGGTATTCGAGTTCTAGAACTCAGAACCGATCGCCATCACGATGCCAACTGGCGCAAAACCAAACTAAAACACTTTGCGAATTTACTATGA
- a CDS encoding Uma2 family endonuclease, whose amino-acid sequence MNTPLSKIPPLENGDRLSRPEFERRYSADPRIKKAELIEGIVYVASPLRFEPHAEPHSDMNGWLYTYIVSTPGVRLGDTPTVRLDLDNEPQPDLVLFIDPSCGGRITIDKDRYLSGAPELVVEIAASSASIDTGTKKQVYRRNGVQEYIVWQSFENKLDWVELIDAEYQPILPDEQGIMRSRVFPGLWLKADALLSGDRLAVVQTVQAGVQSPEHQAFVEALRSR is encoded by the coding sequence ATGAACACTCCTTTGAGCAAAATTCCACCTTTGGAAAACGGCGATCGCTTATCCCGCCCAGAATTCGAGCGACGATACAGCGCTGATCCCCGAATCAAAAAAGCTGAACTCATCGAAGGAATTGTATACGTGGCTTCTCCCTTACGATTTGAACCCCATGCCGAACCTCATAGCGATATGAACGGTTGGCTGTATACCTACATTGTTTCTACTCCTGGCGTTCGTCTGGGTGATACTCCTACAGTTCGCCTGGATTTAGATAATGAGCCTCAACCTGACTTAGTTTTATTCATTGATCCATCCTGCGGAGGCAGAATTACGATCGACAAAGATCGCTATTTATCAGGTGCTCCTGAGCTAGTAGTTGAAATTGCAGCCAGTAGTGCGTCGATCGACACTGGAACGAAAAAGCAAGTTTATCGTCGAAATGGTGTGCAAGAGTATATCGTCTGGCAATCGTTTGAAAATAAATTGGACTGGGTTGAATTGATAGATGCGGAATATCAGCCAATTTTGCCAGATGAACAAGGAATCATGCGATCGCGAGTTTTTCCTGGACTATGGCTCAAAGCTGATGCCCTTTTAAGCGGAGATAGGCTTGCAGTTGTTCAAACCGTTCAAGCTGGTGTGCAATCTCCAGAACATCAAGCCTTTGTAGAAGCACTGCGATCGAGATGA
- a CDS encoding isochorismate synthase, translated as MPAIQYQLHPKPDSKDLYQFLLRCKQSTHQGVASISINVEEIDLLAVLNSFVKPDQKHFYFENHGAVLAFDTALQFEAEGSDRFSQIKSFIETTRKKSYQIGDLDSEFSGIHFFCNFSFFDQTSDRLFPAASVFVPAWQISRNKGRSTIVANLEISESFDPATATDEVLSTIQRIRNVKVIRLALDIPKPFFNQNPVSDRFQKSVTAALKLIQSKHFQKIVLADALDITSPLPFNLVSSLSNLRSRYPNCYVFSASNGKGATFIGATPERLVKIENDRLFTVALAGSVPRGKTRAEDARLSATLLSRQKEKHEHQVVIDSIAQHLRNLGLTPQFSPPSLLQLPNIQHLQTPIRATIPSDLHLLDAVAELHPTPAVAGAPKLIACEHLKSFEPFERSWYAAPIGWMDHHGNGEFAVGIRSCILQGNQARLFAGAGIVAGSDPEKEFAEVQLKLQALLNALT; from the coding sequence ATGCCTGCGATCCAGTATCAGCTTCATCCAAAACCTGATTCTAAAGATCTTTATCAATTTCTTCTCAGGTGTAAACAATCTACTCATCAAGGTGTTGCGAGTATTTCGATTAATGTTGAAGAAATCGACCTACTTGCCGTTCTCAATAGTTTTGTAAAGCCGGATCAAAAGCATTTCTATTTTGAAAACCACGGTGCAGTTTTAGCATTTGATACTGCATTACAGTTTGAAGCCGAAGGCAGCGATCGCTTTTCTCAAATCAAATCATTTATCGAAACAACAAGAAAAAAATCCTATCAAATCGGTGATCTAGATTCTGAATTTTCTGGTATTCATTTTTTCTGTAATTTTTCATTTTTTGATCAGACGAGCGATCGCTTATTTCCTGCTGCAAGTGTGTTCGTTCCGGCTTGGCAAATTTCTCGCAACAAAGGGCGATCGACGATCGTTGCCAATCTAGAAATCTCAGAATCCTTCGATCCAGCAACCGCGACAGACGAAGTTTTAAGCACGATTCAGCGAATTCGTAATGTTAAAGTGATTCGCCTCGCCCTTGATATTCCTAAACCGTTTTTCAATCAAAATCCTGTTTCAGACCGCTTTCAAAAATCCGTCACGGCTGCATTGAAACTCATTCAATCGAAGCATTTTCAAAAAATCGTTTTAGCTGATGCGCTAGATATCACTTCACCATTGCCCTTTAATTTAGTTTCATCCTTAAGCAATTTACGATCGCGCTATCCAAATTGTTATGTGTTCTCAGCAAGTAATGGCAAAGGGGCAACGTTTATCGGTGCAACTCCAGAGCGGCTTGTCAAAATCGAGAACGATCGCTTATTTACAGTTGCTCTCGCTGGCTCAGTTCCCCGTGGCAAAACTCGCGCCGAAGATGCTCGTCTCTCAGCGACTTTACTCAGCCGCCAAAAGGAAAAACACGAACATCAGGTAGTAATTGACTCGATCGCCCAACATCTGAGAAATTTAGGACTCACACCACAATTTTCACCTCCAAGCCTCTTACAACTCCCAAACATTCAGCATTTACAAACTCCAATTCGTGCCACGATTCCATCCGATTTACATCTCTTAGATGCCGTTGCAGAATTGCACCCCACTCCAGCCGTCGCAGGCGCACCGAAGCTAATTGCGTGTGAGCATTTGAAATCATTCGAGCCATTTGAGCGATCGTGGTATGCCGCTCCGATTGGCTGGATGGATCATCATGGCAATGGCGAATTTGCGGTTGGAATCCGGTCTTGTATTTTGCAAGGAAATCAAGCTCGACTCTTCGCAGGCGCGGGAATTGTGGCAGGATCAGATCCAGAGAAGGAATTCGCTGAAGTTCAACTCAAACTGCAAGCCTTGTTGAATGCCCTAACATGA
- a CDS encoding cytochrome P450 translates to MTLPIGSSTPALFQTLSLVADPIAFFDRQSVQYGDTFTTRVLGLNSPPVVFLSHPDAIQAVFTTLADAFEFGKVTDVFRPLVGNESLIMQEGARHQRQRQLLMPALHREQLHSQGHLICQLAQKRMIDWNVGETIALRSEMSEISLQVILQVVFGLVPGARYERLKQLLAQLLEAITSPLYSTQFFFPILQQNLGDWSPWGKFLDQMAQIDELIYAEIRDRRSHSLQNRTDILSVLMTARDEQGESMDDQELRDQLMTLLLLGHETTASALTWAFYWLHRNPNCLDRLRQELDEFGENPDPIVLSQAPYLTAVCKEALRIYPIALISQPRKVKRTIEIEGYTYEPGTVLIPSIYLAHRREATYEQADQFKPERFLERKFSAYEYLPFGGGSRSCVGMALSMFEMKLVLATVLSWYEFESTLNREIRPARRGITFVPPDSFQLKVVRDRAIIPELIHNP, encoded by the coding sequence ATGACGTTGCCGATCGGTTCTTCCACTCCTGCTCTCTTTCAAACGCTGTCACTGGTCGCCGACCCGATCGCATTCTTCGATCGACAATCCGTTCAGTACGGCGATACGTTCACCACAAGAGTTCTCGGCTTAAATTCCCCGCCTGTCGTGTTTCTTAGCCATCCTGATGCGATTCAAGCTGTATTTACGACTTTGGCAGATGCCTTTGAGTTTGGCAAAGTGACTGATGTATTTCGTCCCCTGGTTGGGAATGAATCGTTGATCATGCAAGAAGGTGCAAGGCATCAACGCCAAAGACAATTATTGATGCCTGCTTTGCATCGCGAACAGTTGCATAGTCAGGGGCATTTGATTTGTCAGTTGGCGCAGAAGCGCATGATCGACTGGAATGTGGGAGAAACGATCGCTCTGCGATCTGAAATGTCGGAAATTTCGCTGCAAGTGATTCTACAAGTCGTGTTTGGATTGGTTCCAGGCGCGAGATATGAGCGGTTAAAGCAGTTACTAGCTCAATTACTCGAAGCGATTACTTCGCCGCTGTATTCGACTCAGTTCTTTTTCCCCATCTTGCAGCAAAACTTGGGAGATTGGAGTCCTTGGGGCAAATTTCTCGACCAAATGGCTCAGATTGATGAGTTGATTTATGCCGAAATTCGCGATCGACGTTCTCACTCTCTGCAAAATCGCACGGATATTCTTTCTGTGCTGATGACAGCGCGAGATGAACAAGGTGAATCAATGGACGATCAAGAATTGCGAGATCAGTTAATGACTTTGTTATTGCTTGGACATGAAACGACTGCATCGGCTTTGACTTGGGCGTTTTATTGGCTGCATCGAAATCCAAATTGTCTCGATCGCTTACGGCAAGAATTAGACGAATTTGGCGAAAATCCTGATCCGATCGTCCTGTCTCAGGCTCCCTATCTGACGGCAGTGTGTAAGGAAGCATTGCGAATTTATCCGATCGCGCTGATTTCCCAACCTCGAAAAGTCAAACGAACGATTGAAATCGAAGGTTACACTTACGAGCCAGGAACGGTTTTGATTCCTAGCATCTATTTGGCACATCGTAGAGAAGCAACTTACGAGCAGGCGGATCAATTTAAGCCGGAGCGGTTTTTAGAGCGGAAATTTTCAGCGTATGAGTATTTGCCGTTTGGCGGTGGAAGTCGCAGCTGTGTCGGAATGGCGTTGTCGATGTTCGAGATGAAACTGGTTTTGGCAACGGTTCTATCCTGGTATGAGTTTGAATCGACGTTGAACCGAGAGATTCGACCTGCAAGACGTGGCATTACCTTCGTGCCACCGGATTCGTTCCAGTTAAAAGTGGTTCGCGATCGCGCCATCATCCCCGAATTGATTCACAATCCTTAA
- a CDS encoding type II toxin-antitoxin system RelE family toxin, with product MELVLSKASIKFLEKLSAKETEKLQDRLAHLLQSIEAEGIIPFNELDIKSLKGDWKGFFRMRAGKVRVIFTIDTEADELQVYDIDFRGNIYKPLSRGATRTRLEI from the coding sequence ATGGAACTCGTCCTCAGTAAAGCCTCAATCAAATTCTTGGAAAAACTCTCTGCCAAAGAAACCGAAAAACTCCAAGACAGACTGGCACACCTCTTGCAATCGATTGAAGCTGAAGGAATCATTCCCTTCAATGAGTTGGACATCAAGAGTCTGAAAGGAGACTGGAAAGGATTCTTCAGGATGCGGGCGGGAAAAGTCAGAGTCATTTTCACGATCGATACCGAAGCAGACGAATTGCAAGTCTACGACATCGACTTTCGAGGCAACATCTACAAACCCTTATCTCGTGGTGCAACTCGCACTCGCTTAGAAATTTAA